A DNA window from Pleurodeles waltl isolate 20211129_DDA chromosome 12, aPleWal1.hap1.20221129, whole genome shotgun sequence contains the following coding sequences:
- the ISG20L2 gene encoding interferon-stimulated 20 kDa exonuclease-like 2, which translates to MAGLMINLDMSDGHPQTKASHDHTNQKHKKFLKRRKYLERKGFLKQKQLPHPAHQPARLHNPQFIEEHSSGFQECGKNTGNFEASAHRLAERNFERNASSFSNDNFSYHIPQQKCLPKTNHSPYSEYHGHQSGDLTVTVDSNSHNSRSAYFASVGTKAMGHGSTKASVSHANNQAHRNQSWSHLGAHKINSLNEYESGLPPVSGTDLPYRFVAIDCEMVGTGPGGRRSDLARCTVVSYHGDVVYDKYIQPPNPITDFRTRWSGIKKQHMKNATPFKAAQKEILKILSGKVVIGHAIHNDFKALNYFHPNSLTRDTSRIPLLNKMAGFNEKESVSLKRLSKQLLNRDIQVGRNGHSSVEDAKATMDLYRIIEDEWERELACNPVQD; encoded by the exons ATGGCAGGTTTGATGATCAACTTGGACATGAGTGATGGTCATCCTCAGACTAAGGCCAGCCATGATCATACCAACCAGAAACACAAGAAATTTCTCAAAAGACGGAAGTATTTGGAAAGGAAAggtttcctgaagcaaaagcagctCCCACACCCAGCCCACCAGCCAGCTAGGCTACACAATCCACAATTTATTGAAGAACATTCTTCAGGTTTCCAAGAATGTGGTAAAAATACAGGGAACTTTGAGGCTTCGGCACACCGCTTGGCTGAAAGAAACTTTGAAAGGAATGCAAGCTCTTTTAGTAATGATAATTTTTCTTACCATATACCCCAGCAGAAATGTTTACCAAAAACAAACCACTCCCCTTATTCGGAGTATCATGGCCATCAGTCAGGGGACCTCACTGTGACAGTGGATTCTAATTCACACAATTCTCGGTCTGCTTATTTTGCTTCTGTTGGCACAAAAGCCATGGGGCACGGCTCCACGAAAGCTAGTGTGTCTCATGCAAACAATCAAGCTCACAGGAACCAATCCTGGTCTCACCTAGGTGCACATAAAATCAACTCACTGAATGAATATGAGAGTGGTCTTCCTCCAGTTTCTGGAACTGATCTCCCATACAGGTTTGTGGCAATTGATTGTGAGATGGTGGGAACAGGACCTGGTGGACGGCGCAGTGATTTGGCCCGTTGCACTGTGGTAAGCTACCATGGCGATGTGGTATACGACAAATACATTCAGCCACCAAATCCAATCACAGATTTTAGAACCAGGTGGAGCGGGATCAAAAAACAGCACATGAAGAATGCAACTCCTTTCAAAGCTGCACAGAAAGAG ATATTAAAAATCCTTAGTGGTAAAGTTGTCATCGGACATGCGATCCACaatgacttcaaagcactgaaCTATTTTCACCCTAATTCCTTGACCCGTGATACTTCCCGGATCCCTCTGCTAAACAAGATGGCTGGTTTCAATGAGAAGGAGTCTGTTTCACTGAAGCGTCTTTCGAAGCAGCTATTAAACAGAGATATACAG